From the genome of Phytohabitans rumicis, one region includes:
- the rsmD gene encoding 16S rRNA (guanine(966)-N(2))-methyltransferase RsmD — MTRIVAGTLGGRRISAPAGDRTRPTSDRVREALFSALESMIDLDGARFADLYAGSGAVGLEALSRGAAHVLLVESDARVARVIRANIAALGAAPAARLATAKVSTVLTAGPEDGPYDVVFLDPPYAVPDEEVTAALVALVGGGWLAADALVVVERSTRSGALTWVQGITGEHSRRYGETTLWYGRRS, encoded by the coding sequence ATGACCCGCATCGTGGCCGGCACCCTCGGCGGCCGCCGGATCTCGGCGCCGGCCGGCGACCGCACCCGTCCCACGTCCGACCGGGTGCGCGAGGCGCTCTTCAGCGCGCTCGAATCGATGATCGACCTGGATGGCGCCCGGTTCGCCGACCTGTACGCCGGCTCGGGGGCGGTCGGGCTGGAGGCGCTGTCCCGCGGTGCCGCACACGTCCTGCTGGTGGAGTCGGACGCCCGGGTCGCGCGGGTGATCCGGGCCAACATCGCCGCGCTCGGCGCCGCGCCGGCCGCCCGGTTGGCCACGGCGAAGGTGAGCACCGTGCTCACGGCCGGCCCGGAGGACGGCCCGTACGACGTGGTGTTCCTGGACCCGCCGTACGCCGTACCCGACGAAGAGGTCACGGCGGCGCTCGTCGCGCTGGTGGGCGGCGGCTGGCTGGCGGCGGACGCCTTGGTGGTGGTGGAGCGGTCGACCCGGTCCGGGGCGCTGACCTGGGTGCAAGGGATCACGGGCGAGCACAGCCGACGATATGGGGAGACGACGCTTTGGTACGGTCGCCGATCGTGA